The following are encoded together in the Labrus mixtus chromosome 2, fLabMix1.1, whole genome shotgun sequence genome:
- the si:dkey-237i9.1 gene encoding SEC14-like protein 1 isoform X1 gives MTVVGVTVIPIMVQKYQSPVRVYKYPFELVMAAYERRFPTCHLIPMFVASDVVNEETSEDGSTQKVERRCALDVDAPRLLKRIAGVDYVYFIQKNTLNRKERTLHIESHNETFSNRVIIHETCCYSVHPENEDWTCFEQTASLDIKSFFGFESTVEKIAMKQYASSIKKGKEIIEFYLKELEDEGITEVPRWTPSSHPLPLPRPTSLSTSPTFLPKLAVTPSVSIPLPIDTMDSTSPDAKQDSSVPQTDSLTDNLAGTPEDKLDADYIKRYLGDLTPLQESCLIRLRKWLQETHKGKIPKDEHILRFLRARDFNMEKGREILCQSLTWRKQHQVDYLLETWSSPQVLQDFYTGGWHHHDRDGRPLYILRLGQMDTKGLVRALGEESLLRHVLSINEEGLRRCEENTKVFGRPISCWTCLVDLEGLNMRHLWRPGVKALLRIIEVVEANYPETLGRLLILRAPRVFPVLWTLVSPFIDENTRKKFLIYAGNDYQGPGGLVDYIDKEIIPDFLGGECMCEVPEGGLVPKSMYRTAEELENEDVRLWTETIYQSASVFKGAPHELLIEIIDASSVITWDFDMCKGDVVFNIYHSKRAPQLPRKDPTGTHGITSPGGNNVQLIDKSWTLGQDYSMVESPLTCKEGESVQGSHITRWPGFYILQWKFHNMPACSATNLPRVDDVLATLQVSSHKCKVMYYTEVLGSEDFRTACYDVQSLGSMTSLESSHSGFSQLSAATTSSSQSQSSSMISR, from the exons GCCTATGAGCGTCGCTTTCCCACCTGTCACCTCATCCCCATGTTTGTGGCGAGTGACGTGGTGAATGAGGAGACCAGCGAAGACGGTTCCACCCAAAAGGTCGAGCGTCGCTGTGCCCTGGACGTTGACGCCCCACGCCTGCTCAAAAGG attGCTGGTGTGGATTATGTCTATTTCATCCAGAAAAACACGCTGAACCGGAAGGAGAGGACACTTCACATCGAGTCCCACAATGAGACCTTCTCCAACAGGGTCATCATCCATGAGACCTGCTGCTATTCG GTCCACCCAGAAAATGAGGATTGGACGTGTTTTGAGCAGACTGCCAGCCTGGACATCAAGTCTTTCTTTGGCTTCGAGAGCACGGTGGAGAAGATTGCCATGAAGCAGTATGCAAGCAGTAtcaaaaag GGAAAAGAAATCATAGAGTTCTACCTAAAGGAGTTGGAGGATGAAGGGATCACTGAAGTGCCGCGCTGGACTCCCTCCTCCCATCCCCTGCCTCTCCCCAGGCCAACCAGCCTCTCCACCAGCCCAACGTTTCTCCCCAAACTTGCAGTCACACCCTCTGTTTCTATCCCGCTGCCCATCGACACCATGGACAGCACCTCTCCGGATGCTAAGCAGGACAGCAGTGTGCCTCAGACAGACAGCCTAACAGACAACCTGGCTGGTACACCTGAAG ATAAACTGGATGCAGACTATATCAAACGTTACTTAGGCGACCTGACCCCCCTGCAGGAAAGCTGTCTGATCAGACTTCGCAAATGGTTGCAAGAGACACACAAGGGAAAG ATCCCGAAGGACGAGCACATACTGCGTTTCTTGCGCGCCAGAGACTTCAACATGGAAAAAGGGAGGGAGATTCTCTGCCAGTCACTGACCTGGAGGAAGCAACACCAGGTGGACTACCTGCTAGAGACATGGAGCTCACCACAAGTCCTCCAGGACTTCTACACAGGAGGCTGGCACCACCATGACAGAG ATGGTCGTCCTTTGTACATCCTGAGGTTGGGTCAGATGGACACCAAAGGACTGGTCCGGGCTCTCGGAGAGGAGTCTCTGCTCAGACAT GTGCTGTCTATCAACGAGGAGGGTCTGAGACGTTGTGAAGAGAACACCAAGGTGTTTGGCCGACCTATCAG CTGTTGGACGTGTCTGGTGGATCTGGAGGGGCTGAACATGCGTCACCTGTGGCGACCTGGAGTCAAAGCACTGCTGAGGATCATCGAGGTTGTGGAAGCCAACTACCCAGAGACTCTGGGACGGCTTCTCATCCTGAGAGCTCCCAGAGTGTTTCCTGTCCTATGGACTCTG GTGAGTCCGTTCATTGATGAAAACACACGCAAGAAGTTCCTCATCTATGCAGGCAACGACTATCAGGGCCCTGGAGGGCTGGTGGATTATATAGACAAGGAGATCATCCCTGACTTCCTCGGAGGAGAGTGCATG TGTGAGGTACCAGAAGGAGGCCTGGTTCCTAAGTCGATGTATCGCACAGCCGAGGAGCTTGAGAATGAAGATGTTCGCCTGTGGACTGAGACCATCTATCAGAGTGCGAGCGTCTTCAAGGGAGCTCCGCATGAG CTTCTGATTGAGATCATTGACGCCTCCTCAGTCATCACCTGGGACTTTGACATGTGCAAAGGCGATGTGGTTTTCAACATCTACCACTCTAAGCGGGCTCCTCAGCTTCCACGCAAAGACCCCACGGGAACCCACGGCATCACATCCCCGGGAGGCAACAACGTGCAGCTCATCGACAAGTCCTGGACACTGGGACAGGATTACAGCATGGTGGAGTCTCCGCTCACCTGCAAGGAGGGCGAGAGCGTGCAG GGCTCCCACATCACCAGGTGGCCAGGTTTCTACATTCTTCAGTGGAAATTCCACAACATGCCAGCCTGCTCAGCCACCAACCTGCCGCGAGTGGACGACGTGCTGGCCACCCTGCAGGTCTCCTCGCACAAGTGCAAAGTCATGTACTACACCGAGGTGTTGGGCTCTGAGGACTTCAG AACGGCTTGCTATGATGTGCAGAGTTT GGGTTCCATGACCAGCCTGGAATCCAGCCACAGCGGCTTTTCTCAGCTCAGCGCTGCCACCACCTCCTCCAGCCAATCGCAGTCCAGCTCTATGATCTCCAGgtag
- the si:dkey-237i9.1 gene encoding SEC14-like protein 1 isoform X3, producing the protein MVQKYQSPVRVYKYPFELVMAAYERRFPTCHLIPMFVASDVVNEETSEDGSTQKVERRCALDVDAPRLLKRIAGVDYVYFIQKNTLNRKERTLHIESHNETFSNRVIIHETCCYSVHPENEDWTCFEQTASLDIKSFFGFESTVEKIAMKQYASSIKKGKEIIEFYLKELEDEGITEVPRWTPSSHPLPLPRPTSLSTSPTFLPKLAVTPSVSIPLPIDTMDSTSPDAKQDSSVPQTDSLTDNLAGTPEDKLDADYIKRYLGDLTPLQESCLIRLRKWLQETHKGKIPKDEHILRFLRARDFNMEKGREILCQSLTWRKQHQVDYLLETWSSPQVLQDFYTGGWHHHDRDGRPLYILRLGQMDTKGLVRALGEESLLRHVLSINEEGLRRCEENTKVFGRPISCWTCLVDLEGLNMRHLWRPGVKALLRIIEVVEANYPETLGRLLILRAPRVFPVLWTLVSPFIDENTRKKFLIYAGNDYQGPGGLVDYIDKEIIPDFLGGECMCEVPEGGLVPKSMYRTAEELENEDVRLWTETIYQSASVFKGAPHELLIEIIDASSVITWDFDMCKGDVVFNIYHSKRAPQLPRKDPTGTHGITSPGGNNVQLIDKSWTLGQDYSMVESPLTCKEGESVQGSHITRWPGFYILQWKFHNMPACSATNLPRVDDVLATLQVSSHKCKVMYYTEVLGSEDFRTACYDVQSLGSMTSLESSHSGFSQLSAATTSSSQSQSSSMISR; encoded by the exons GCCTATGAGCGTCGCTTTCCCACCTGTCACCTCATCCCCATGTTTGTGGCGAGTGACGTGGTGAATGAGGAGACCAGCGAAGACGGTTCCACCCAAAAGGTCGAGCGTCGCTGTGCCCTGGACGTTGACGCCCCACGCCTGCTCAAAAGG attGCTGGTGTGGATTATGTCTATTTCATCCAGAAAAACACGCTGAACCGGAAGGAGAGGACACTTCACATCGAGTCCCACAATGAGACCTTCTCCAACAGGGTCATCATCCATGAGACCTGCTGCTATTCG GTCCACCCAGAAAATGAGGATTGGACGTGTTTTGAGCAGACTGCCAGCCTGGACATCAAGTCTTTCTTTGGCTTCGAGAGCACGGTGGAGAAGATTGCCATGAAGCAGTATGCAAGCAGTAtcaaaaag GGAAAAGAAATCATAGAGTTCTACCTAAAGGAGTTGGAGGATGAAGGGATCACTGAAGTGCCGCGCTGGACTCCCTCCTCCCATCCCCTGCCTCTCCCCAGGCCAACCAGCCTCTCCACCAGCCCAACGTTTCTCCCCAAACTTGCAGTCACACCCTCTGTTTCTATCCCGCTGCCCATCGACACCATGGACAGCACCTCTCCGGATGCTAAGCAGGACAGCAGTGTGCCTCAGACAGACAGCCTAACAGACAACCTGGCTGGTACACCTGAAG ATAAACTGGATGCAGACTATATCAAACGTTACTTAGGCGACCTGACCCCCCTGCAGGAAAGCTGTCTGATCAGACTTCGCAAATGGTTGCAAGAGACACACAAGGGAAAG ATCCCGAAGGACGAGCACATACTGCGTTTCTTGCGCGCCAGAGACTTCAACATGGAAAAAGGGAGGGAGATTCTCTGCCAGTCACTGACCTGGAGGAAGCAACACCAGGTGGACTACCTGCTAGAGACATGGAGCTCACCACAAGTCCTCCAGGACTTCTACACAGGAGGCTGGCACCACCATGACAGAG ATGGTCGTCCTTTGTACATCCTGAGGTTGGGTCAGATGGACACCAAAGGACTGGTCCGGGCTCTCGGAGAGGAGTCTCTGCTCAGACAT GTGCTGTCTATCAACGAGGAGGGTCTGAGACGTTGTGAAGAGAACACCAAGGTGTTTGGCCGACCTATCAG CTGTTGGACGTGTCTGGTGGATCTGGAGGGGCTGAACATGCGTCACCTGTGGCGACCTGGAGTCAAAGCACTGCTGAGGATCATCGAGGTTGTGGAAGCCAACTACCCAGAGACTCTGGGACGGCTTCTCATCCTGAGAGCTCCCAGAGTGTTTCCTGTCCTATGGACTCTG GTGAGTCCGTTCATTGATGAAAACACACGCAAGAAGTTCCTCATCTATGCAGGCAACGACTATCAGGGCCCTGGAGGGCTGGTGGATTATATAGACAAGGAGATCATCCCTGACTTCCTCGGAGGAGAGTGCATG TGTGAGGTACCAGAAGGAGGCCTGGTTCCTAAGTCGATGTATCGCACAGCCGAGGAGCTTGAGAATGAAGATGTTCGCCTGTGGACTGAGACCATCTATCAGAGTGCGAGCGTCTTCAAGGGAGCTCCGCATGAG CTTCTGATTGAGATCATTGACGCCTCCTCAGTCATCACCTGGGACTTTGACATGTGCAAAGGCGATGTGGTTTTCAACATCTACCACTCTAAGCGGGCTCCTCAGCTTCCACGCAAAGACCCCACGGGAACCCACGGCATCACATCCCCGGGAGGCAACAACGTGCAGCTCATCGACAAGTCCTGGACACTGGGACAGGATTACAGCATGGTGGAGTCTCCGCTCACCTGCAAGGAGGGCGAGAGCGTGCAG GGCTCCCACATCACCAGGTGGCCAGGTTTCTACATTCTTCAGTGGAAATTCCACAACATGCCAGCCTGCTCAGCCACCAACCTGCCGCGAGTGGACGACGTGCTGGCCACCCTGCAGGTCTCCTCGCACAAGTGCAAAGTCATGTACTACACCGAGGTGTTGGGCTCTGAGGACTTCAG AACGGCTTGCTATGATGTGCAGAGTTT GGGTTCCATGACCAGCCTGGAATCCAGCCACAGCGGCTTTTCTCAGCTCAGCGCTGCCACCACCTCCTCCAGCCAATCGCAGTCCAGCTCTATGATCTCCAGgtag
- the si:dkey-237i9.1 gene encoding SEC14-like protein 1 isoform X2: MTVVGVTVIPIMVQKYQSPVRVYKYPFELVMAAYERRFPTCHLIPMFVASDVVNEETSEDGSTQKVERRCALDVDAPRLLKRIAGVDYVYFIQKNTLNRKERTLHIESHNETFSNRVIIHETCCYSVHPENEDWTCFEQTASLDIKSFFGFESTVEKIAMKQYASSIKKGKEIIEFYLKELEDEGITEVPRWTPSSHPLPLPRPTSLSTSPTFLPKLAVTPSVSIPLPIDTMDSTSPDAKQDSSVPQTDSLTDNLAGTPEDKLDADYIKRYLGDLTPLQESCLIRLRKWLQETHKGKIPKDEHILRFLRARDFNMEKGREILCQSLTWRKQHQVDYLLETWSSPQVLQDFYTGGWHHHDRDGRPLYILRLGQMDTKGLVRALGEESLLRHVLSINEEGLRRCEENTKVFGRPISCWTCLVDLEGLNMRHLWRPGVKALLRIIEVVEANYPETLGRLLILRAPRVFPVLWTLVSPFIDENTRKKFLIYAGNDYQGPGGLVDYIDKEIIPDFLGGECMCEVPEGGLVPKSMYRTAEELENEDVRLWTETIYQSASVFKGAPHELLIEIIDASSVITWDFDMCKGDVVFNIYHSKRAPQLPRKDPTGTHGITSPGGNNVQLIDKSWTLGQDYSMVESPLTCKEGESVQGSHITRWPGFYILQWKFHNMPACSATNLPRVDDVLATLQVSSHKCKVMYYTEVLGSEDFRGSMTSLESSHSGFSQLSAATTSSSQSQSSSMISR; the protein is encoded by the exons GCCTATGAGCGTCGCTTTCCCACCTGTCACCTCATCCCCATGTTTGTGGCGAGTGACGTGGTGAATGAGGAGACCAGCGAAGACGGTTCCACCCAAAAGGTCGAGCGTCGCTGTGCCCTGGACGTTGACGCCCCACGCCTGCTCAAAAGG attGCTGGTGTGGATTATGTCTATTTCATCCAGAAAAACACGCTGAACCGGAAGGAGAGGACACTTCACATCGAGTCCCACAATGAGACCTTCTCCAACAGGGTCATCATCCATGAGACCTGCTGCTATTCG GTCCACCCAGAAAATGAGGATTGGACGTGTTTTGAGCAGACTGCCAGCCTGGACATCAAGTCTTTCTTTGGCTTCGAGAGCACGGTGGAGAAGATTGCCATGAAGCAGTATGCAAGCAGTAtcaaaaag GGAAAAGAAATCATAGAGTTCTACCTAAAGGAGTTGGAGGATGAAGGGATCACTGAAGTGCCGCGCTGGACTCCCTCCTCCCATCCCCTGCCTCTCCCCAGGCCAACCAGCCTCTCCACCAGCCCAACGTTTCTCCCCAAACTTGCAGTCACACCCTCTGTTTCTATCCCGCTGCCCATCGACACCATGGACAGCACCTCTCCGGATGCTAAGCAGGACAGCAGTGTGCCTCAGACAGACAGCCTAACAGACAACCTGGCTGGTACACCTGAAG ATAAACTGGATGCAGACTATATCAAACGTTACTTAGGCGACCTGACCCCCCTGCAGGAAAGCTGTCTGATCAGACTTCGCAAATGGTTGCAAGAGACACACAAGGGAAAG ATCCCGAAGGACGAGCACATACTGCGTTTCTTGCGCGCCAGAGACTTCAACATGGAAAAAGGGAGGGAGATTCTCTGCCAGTCACTGACCTGGAGGAAGCAACACCAGGTGGACTACCTGCTAGAGACATGGAGCTCACCACAAGTCCTCCAGGACTTCTACACAGGAGGCTGGCACCACCATGACAGAG ATGGTCGTCCTTTGTACATCCTGAGGTTGGGTCAGATGGACACCAAAGGACTGGTCCGGGCTCTCGGAGAGGAGTCTCTGCTCAGACAT GTGCTGTCTATCAACGAGGAGGGTCTGAGACGTTGTGAAGAGAACACCAAGGTGTTTGGCCGACCTATCAG CTGTTGGACGTGTCTGGTGGATCTGGAGGGGCTGAACATGCGTCACCTGTGGCGACCTGGAGTCAAAGCACTGCTGAGGATCATCGAGGTTGTGGAAGCCAACTACCCAGAGACTCTGGGACGGCTTCTCATCCTGAGAGCTCCCAGAGTGTTTCCTGTCCTATGGACTCTG GTGAGTCCGTTCATTGATGAAAACACACGCAAGAAGTTCCTCATCTATGCAGGCAACGACTATCAGGGCCCTGGAGGGCTGGTGGATTATATAGACAAGGAGATCATCCCTGACTTCCTCGGAGGAGAGTGCATG TGTGAGGTACCAGAAGGAGGCCTGGTTCCTAAGTCGATGTATCGCACAGCCGAGGAGCTTGAGAATGAAGATGTTCGCCTGTGGACTGAGACCATCTATCAGAGTGCGAGCGTCTTCAAGGGAGCTCCGCATGAG CTTCTGATTGAGATCATTGACGCCTCCTCAGTCATCACCTGGGACTTTGACATGTGCAAAGGCGATGTGGTTTTCAACATCTACCACTCTAAGCGGGCTCCTCAGCTTCCACGCAAAGACCCCACGGGAACCCACGGCATCACATCCCCGGGAGGCAACAACGTGCAGCTCATCGACAAGTCCTGGACACTGGGACAGGATTACAGCATGGTGGAGTCTCCGCTCACCTGCAAGGAGGGCGAGAGCGTGCAG GGCTCCCACATCACCAGGTGGCCAGGTTTCTACATTCTTCAGTGGAAATTCCACAACATGCCAGCCTGCTCAGCCACCAACCTGCCGCGAGTGGACGACGTGCTGGCCACCCTGCAGGTCTCCTCGCACAAGTGCAAAGTCATGTACTACACCGAGGTGTTGGGCTCTGAGGACTTCAG GGGTTCCATGACCAGCCTGGAATCCAGCCACAGCGGCTTTTCTCAGCTCAGCGCTGCCACCACCTCCTCCAGCCAATCGCAGTCCAGCTCTATGATCTCCAGgtag